The following nucleotide sequence is from Candidatus Polarisedimenticolaceae bacterium.
TGGTCCCGGCAGGCGAGCTGCGCGGCCTTCTCGGCATCACTGACGTCAACTTCGTTCAGGGGCGCCACGCGCTCGCGATCGTCGACTCGTCGCTCAAGTGAGCGGAGTGGAACTCATCAACAGAACTTCAACCAGGAAAGAAGAGAGTGACATGAGAAAAGGAATCCAGAGAGCCGGCCGGATCGCCGCGATCGCGCTCGCCTCGACCTTGGTCATCGGGGGCTCCGCGAATCTCCTGGTGCAGGCGGACGCCGCGACCCCCGTCACCGCGGAAGTCAAGATCGACAACTTCAGTTTCGGCCCGGTGTCGCTCACGGTCGCGCCGGGAACCAAGGTCACGTGGACGAACCGTGACGACATCCCCCACACGGTCGTAGCGGACGACAAGACGTTCAAGTCCAAGGTGCTCGACACCGACGAGACGTTCTCGTACA
It contains:
- a CDS encoding cupredoxin family copper-binding protein, with the translated sequence MRKGIQRAGRIAAIALASTLVIGGSANLLVQADAATPVTAEVKIDNFSFGPVSLTVAPGTKVTWTNRDDIPHTVVADDKTFKSKVLDTDETFSYTFDKPGTYPYFCSIHPHMTGQIVVK